The Campylobacter sp. CN_NE2 genome contains a region encoding:
- a CDS encoding molybdopterin molybdotransferase MoeA, with the protein MKSLDEAINSVISCLNSNLKSEFVNLNVALGRVLAMSFKALRNSPVFDNSALDGYAYNVSFKGEFLQPVEPTIFAGCKEIYEIKENEAQKIMTGAPFPKGANSVIRLEDAEFENGKLKMPKDPKFGDGHRKMGEEFANGEILIQKGEILTPTKIMLLASQGVSKIEVFTKPKIALFSSGDELLNLGEKAGNFGIFDANSHGVSALLLSNGFECENLGIIKDDYGVVLDTLKKIFENYDIVITSGGASVGEADFMEKVAQELGFENILNGVNLKPGGKPMKCFKNGEKLFFILPGNPMAAYILSLVFILPILRYLSGNLHFKNIEFDAVLEGNLKFSPKRVNLILGEFNEGKFIPKFDKFSSFMISPLANSSFVFLTPLGKECLNNGDLIKILKAY; encoded by the coding sequence GTGAAAAGCTTAGATGAAGCGATAAATTCGGTAATCTCGTGCTTAAATTCAAACCTAAAAAGCGAATTTGTAAATTTAAATGTAGCTTTGGGACGAGTTTTAGCTATGAGCTTTAAGGCATTACGAAATTCGCCCGTTTTTGATAACTCTGCACTCGACGGATATGCCTATAATGTCTCATTTAAGGGCGAATTTTTGCAACCAGTAGAACCTACTATTTTTGCAGGTTGCAAAGAAATTTATGAAATAAAAGAAAACGAAGCACAAAAAATAATGACCGGCGCACCCTTTCCAAAAGGCGCAAATTCGGTAATTCGCCTTGAAGATGCCGAATTTGAAAATGGAAAATTAAAAATGCCAAAAGATCCAAAATTTGGCGACGGACACCGAAAAATGGGCGAAGAATTCGCTAACGGCGAAATTCTCATACAAAAAGGCGAAATTTTAACTCCGACAAAAATCATGCTTTTAGCTTCGCAGGGCGTAAGCAAAATAGAAGTTTTTACTAAACCCAAAATCGCCCTATTTTCAAGCGGAGATGAGCTTTTGAATTTAGGCGAAAAGGCTGGTAATTTTGGCATTTTTGATGCAAATTCTCATGGCGTATCTGCCCTACTTTTATCTAACGGCTTTGAGTGCGAAAATTTAGGCATTATAAAAGATGATTATGGCGTGGTTTTGGATACTTTGAAAAAAATTTTTGAAAATTATGATATAGTTATCACAAGCGGCGGTGCTAGTGTCGGAGAAGCCGATTTTATGGAAAAAGTAGCACAAGAACTTGGCTTTGAAAATATTTTAAATGGAGTAAATTTAAAACCGGGCGGAAAGCCTATGAAATGCTTCAAAAATGGCGAAAAACTATTTTTTATTCTTCCCGGAAACCCTATGGCGGCTTATATTTTATCGCTTGTTTTTATTTTGCCGATTTTAAGGTATTTAAGCGGAAATTTGCACTTTAAAAATATCGAATTTGACGCCGTTTTGGAAGGAAATTTAAAATTTAGCCCAAAAAGAGTAAATTTGATTTTGGGCGAATTTAATGAAGGTAAATTTATCCCAAAATTTGATAAATTTAGCTCTTTTATGATTTCTCCGTTAGCAAATTCTAGCTTTGTTTTTTTAACTCCGCTTGGTAAAGAGTGCCTAAATAACGGCGATTTAATAAAAATTTTAAAGGCATATTGA
- a CDS encoding NlpC/P60 family protein, with product MFKFVNLFLFATLFIGCSLFKSPYNDISEAEFFELDKEFEALLLAQSPEQRAKKHAGLLESIDKYIGTKKGGDCSGFITVLNNEHKSVFFDNNELNKFYTNKRKTQAIFNYYRNKKRLSNEKPQIGDLVFFQNTLRTNKHKINGEISHIGVIREIYPDGRIRFVHNTRGKNKSDYMNLNKKNIHLNGKKIENSYIVVCKRNDKSCLTSNRFAGFGKVN from the coding sequence ATGTTTAAATTTGTAAATTTATTTCTTTTTGCGACACTTTTTATCGGCTGTTCGCTTTTTAAAAGCCCGTATAATGATATAAGTGAAGCTGAATTTTTTGAGTTAGATAAAGAATTTGAAGCACTGCTTTTAGCTCAAAGCCCGGAACAAAGGGCAAAAAAACATGCTGGTTTGCTAGAAAGTATTGATAAATATATCGGCACGAAAAAGGGCGGGGATTGTAGCGGATTTATAACCGTGCTAAATAATGAGCATAAGTCGGTTTTTTTTGATAATAACGAACTAAATAAATTTTACACAAATAAACGCAAAACTCAGGCGATTTTTAATTATTATAGAAACAAAAAACGCCTAAGCAACGAAAAACCACAAATCGGTGATTTGGTGTTTTTTCAAAATACGCTTCGCACAAATAAACATAAAATAAACGGTGAGATTAGCCATATCGGCGTTATTCGTGAAATTTACCCTGACGGAAGAATTCGTTTTGTGCATAATACGCGCGGAAAAAATAAAAGTGATTATATGAATTTAAATAAGAAAAATATCCATTTAAACGGCAAAAAAATCGAAAATAGCTATATAGTTGTTTGTAAAAGAAATGATAAAAGCTGTCTTACTTCAAATCGCTTCGCAGGATTTGGGAAAGTGAATTAA
- the cysE gene encoding serine O-acetyltransferase: protein MSFWQILKEDFTEPKRQDPAYNGICDLFFCYPGVWALINYRFAHFFYERNFKRLARFISGVSRIFTAVDINPGAKIGRNVFFDHATGLVIGETAEIGNNCLIYQGVTLGGVSLGKEKRHPTLEDGVVVGAGAKILGNITIGANSKVGANSVVVKNIPANSTAVGVPARVVGTCEKDPFAHDKIPDISKELIKYLIGRIENLENCLTDNNIELGIKDRELDKKYESYLNSLKN, encoded by the coding sequence ATGAGTTTTTGGCAAATTTTAAAAGAAGACTTTACCGAACCAAAACGCCAAGATCCGGCGTATAACGGAATTTGCGATCTGTTTTTTTGCTATCCGGGCGTTTGGGCGTTAATCAACTATCGCTTTGCTCACTTTTTTTACGAGCGAAATTTCAAACGCCTTGCAAGATTTATTTCTGGGGTTTCGCGCATTTTTACGGCGGTTGATATAAATCCGGGTGCTAAAATCGGGCGAAATGTATTTTTTGACCACGCCACAGGCTTGGTTATCGGCGAAACTGCCGAGATAGGAAATAACTGCCTTATTTATCAAGGTGTTACGCTTGGCGGAGTTAGTTTAGGAAAAGAAAAACGCCACCCGACACTTGAAGATGGCGTCGTCGTAGGCGCGGGAGCAAAAATTTTAGGAAATATTACAATCGGAGCAAATTCAAAGGTCGGAGCAAATTCGGTCGTGGTAAAAAACATACCTGCGAATTCCACAGCCGTTGGCGTTCCTGCACGAGTTGTCGGCACTTGCGAAAAAGATCCGTTTGCGCACGATAAAATTCCTGATATTTCAAAAGAGCTTATCAAGTATCTCATCGGCAGAATTGAAAATTTGGAAAATTGCCTAACCGACAATAATATCGAGCTTGGCATAAAAGATAGAGAGCTAGATAAAAAATATGAATCTTACTTAAATTCGCTAAAAAATTAA
- the hisS gene encoding histidine--tRNA ligase yields the protein MIKALRGMNDLFDEKAKLYTKIVQICEQVAKNYGYEFIETPKLEETALFKRSVGESSDIVGKEMYEFSDKGGTSVCLRPEGTAGVVRAFIENKFDRAGGVRKYYYFGSMFRYERPQKGRLREFHQFGVECFGQGSVYEDASVILMLNEILNRLEIRTTLKINSLGDSECMPKYKEKLVRFLDANKANLCEDCLRRIATNPIRVLDCKNENCQKVLQNAPLITKNLNETCQKDFEKLQVILRENGVKFEVDAKLVRGLDYYCKTAFEFISDEIGSQSAVGGGGRYDRLVEFLGGRPTFGVGFAIGIERLMEILSLKEAKKERDGVYICAMDEKYIDRVFALGQELRKFIKTEISYEAKNLAKHLKNADAKEAEIFLCMGENEAQKGELWYKNLVTKQEKMVKLSNIKTEIENA from the coding sequence ATGATAAAAGCACTTCGCGGAATGAACGATCTGTTTGACGAAAAAGCAAAACTTTACACAAAAATAGTCCAAATTTGCGAACAAGTCGCAAAAAACTACGGATATGAATTTATAGAAACACCAAAGCTCGAAGAGACGGCACTTTTTAAGCGAAGTGTGGGCGAAAGTAGCGACATTGTCGGCAAAGAAATGTATGAATTCAGCGATAAAGGCGGAACTAGCGTGTGTCTTAGACCGGAAGGCACAGCTGGGGTGGTTAGAGCCTTTATAGAAAATAAATTTGATAGAGCAGGCGGTGTGCGAAAATATTATTATTTTGGCAGTATGTTTCGCTACGAACGCCCGCAAAAAGGTCGTTTGCGTGAATTTCATCAATTTGGCGTAGAGTGCTTCGGACAAGGAAGCGTTTATGAAGATGCAAGTGTGATTTTGATGCTAAATGAGATTTTAAATCGCCTTGAAATTCGCACCACGCTAAAAATAAACTCACTAGGAGATAGCGAGTGCATGCCAAAATACAAAGAAAAATTAGTGCGATTTTTGGACGCAAATAAAGCAAATTTATGCGAAGATTGTTTGCGCCGCATTGCCACAAATCCGATTCGAGTGCTTGATTGCAAAAATGAAAATTGTCAAAAAGTCTTGCAAAATGCACCTTTGATAACCAAAAATCTAAACGAAACTTGCCAAAAAGATTTTGAAAAACTACAAGTTATCTTGCGCGAGAATGGCGTTAAATTTGAAGTCGATGCGAAGCTTGTTAGGGGGTTAGATTATTATTGTAAAACTGCGTTTGAGTTTATCAGTGATGAAATCGGTTCTCAAAGTGCAGTCGGCGGCGGCGGACGATACGACCGCTTGGTAGAATTTCTTGGCGGTCGCCCTACTTTTGGTGTCGGCTTTGCTATCGGAATCGAAAGACTAATGGAAATTTTATCGTTAAAAGAAGCTAAAAAAGAGCGAGACGGCGTTTATATCTGTGCGATGGACGAAAAATATATCGACAGAGTTTTTGCTTTGGGACAAGAACTTCGCAAATTTATAAAAACCGAAATCTCTTACGAAGCAAAAAATTTAGCCAAACACCTTAAAAACGCAGACGCAAAAGAAGCCGAAATTTTCCTTTGCATGGGCGAAAACGAAGCCCAAAAAGGTGAGCTTTGGTATAAAAATTTGGTAACAAAACAAGAAAAAATGGTAAAATTATCAAATATTAAAACGGAGATTGAAAATGCATGA
- the murA gene encoding UDP-N-acetylglucosamine 1-carboxyvinyltransferase: MYYLQIQGGSSLSGEVKISGAKNAALPLIALTILSKNEVNIKNLPDVSDIKTLILLLSNLGSKFEFITPNHAKIDTKSINSTKATYDIVRKMRASILTLGPLLARFEHCEVSLPGGCAIGARPIDLHLSALEKMGAKIDIKEGYVVCDAKGGLKGANISFDKVTVTGTENIIMAAALAHGETKLINAAKEPEVVALCEALVEAGVKISGVGTDEITIQGSGGELLDIKEISVIPDRIEAGTYLCAGAITKSKITVTSVNPNHLGAVLAKFEDMGFKFDINDDKITILPPEIIKPVKITTAEYPGFPTDMQAQFMALACVAKGTSVIDERLFENRFMHVSELSRMGADIKLNGHIATINGKALNSADVMATDLRASSALVLAALVANGTTKVHRIYHLDRGYEKLEEKFRKLGAKIERLEE, encoded by the coding sequence ATGTATTACTTACAAATTCAAGGCGGAAGCAGCCTAAGCGGCGAAGTGAAAATCAGCGGTGCAAAAAACGCTGCATTGCCACTTATCGCGCTTACTATACTATCTAAAAATGAAGTAAATATTAAAAATTTGCCCGATGTTTCTGACATAAAAACACTTATTTTATTACTTTCAAATTTGGGTTCAAAATTTGAATTTATCACGCCAAATCACGCTAAAATCGATACAAAATCTATAAATTCGACAAAAGCAACTTATGACATAGTTCGCAAAATGAGAGCTTCGATTTTAACTCTTGGACCACTTCTTGCTAGATTTGAGCATTGTGAAGTAAGTTTGCCGGGGGGTTGCGCGATTGGGGCTAGACCTATTGATTTGCATTTAAGTGCATTAGAAAAAATGGGCGCAAAAATCGACATTAAAGAAGGCTATGTCGTTTGCGATGCAAAAGGCGGTTTAAAGGGCGCAAATATATCTTTTGATAAAGTAACCGTTACAGGAACGGAAAATATCATCATGGCAGCAGCCCTAGCGCACGGAGAAACAAAGCTAATAAATGCCGCAAAAGAACCAGAAGTGGTTGCACTTTGCGAAGCTTTGGTAGAAGCAGGAGTAAAGATTAGCGGTGTCGGAACCGATGAAATAACGATACAAGGAAGCGGCGGAGAGCTACTTGATATAAAAGAAATCAGCGTAATTCCCGATCGCATAGAAGCTGGAACCTACCTTTGCGCTGGTGCCATTACAAAATCAAAAATTACCGTAACTAGCGTAAATCCAAATCATTTGGGTGCGGTTTTGGCTAAATTTGAAGATATGGGTTTTAAATTTGATATAAATGACGATAAAATCACTATTTTGCCACCTGAAATAATAAAACCTGTTAAAATCACAACTGCTGAATATCCAGGCTTTCCGACCGACATGCAAGCGCAATTTATGGCACTAGCGTGTGTGGCTAAGGGCACAAGTGTCATCGACGAAAGGCTTTTTGAAAATCGCTTTATGCATGTCAGCGAACTTTCACGCATGGGAGCCGATATTAAACTAAACGGGCATATCGCCACCATTAACGGCAAAGCTTTAAATTCAGCCGATGTTATGGCGACTGACCTGCGTGCTAGTTCTGCGCTTGTTTTGGCTGCTCTTGTAGCAAACGGCACGACAAAGGTGCATAGAATTTATCATCTAGATCGTGGTTATGAAAAACTCGAAGAGAAATTTCGAAAACTTGGCGCAAAAATAGAAAGGCTTGAAGAGTGA
- the tmk gene encoding dTMP kinase, which yields MLITFEGIDGVGKTTQMELLKQIYPNAILTREPGGTEFGKILRKILLNENGEKNEIKSKNAEMFLFLADRAEHYEKVVKPNKNELILCDRGFISGISYALANDKDADFNELVNLNKIALQNDFGDKFIFFKISENDLMARLKERNIEFDRIEKRGISYLMQVQENMQMCLKALNLDFLTINAVEKIYEIHEKIKEFIK from the coding sequence TTGCTAATTACATTCGAAGGAATCGACGGTGTTGGAAAAACCACGCAAATGGAGCTTTTAAAGCAAATTTATCCAAATGCAATTCTCACAAGAGAACCGGGCGGAACCGAATTTGGTAAAATTTTACGCAAAATTTTACTAAATGAAAACGGCGAAAAAAATGAAATAAAATCAAAAAATGCAGAAATGTTTCTATTTTTGGCTGATCGAGCCGAGCATTACGAAAAAGTCGTAAAACCAAATAAAAATGAGCTTATTTTATGCGATCGCGGCTTTATCTCAGGCATTTCTTATGCTTTGGCAAATGATAAAGATGCAGATTTTAACGAGCTTGTAAATTTGAATAAAATCGCACTGCAAAACGATTTTGGCGATAAATTTATATTTTTTAAAATCAGCGAAAATGATTTAATGGCGCGATTAAAAGAGAGAAATATAGAATTTGATCGTATCGAAAAACGGGGAATTTCATATCTTATGCAAGTCCAAGAAAATATGCAAATGTGCCTAAAAGCCCTAAATTTAGACTTTTTAACAATCAATGCAGTAGAAAAAATATATGAAATTCACGAAAAAATCAAGGAGTTTATAAAATGA
- the coaD gene encoding pantetheine-phosphate adenylyltransferase encodes MMKSCIYPGTFDPITNGHVDIITRALGIFDKVYVAVAKSESKSPYFDLDLRVKMVKIALKDMPNVEVMGFDNLLVDLAKSLNTKFAIRGLRAVSDFEYELQLGYANNSLWSEFESVYLMPSLKNAFISSSIVRTIFRHGGDVSHLVPNEILPYLKG; translated from the coding sequence ATGATGAAATCGTGCATTTATCCGGGGACTTTTGATCCTATTACAAACGGACATGTTGATATTATAACACGGGCTTTGGGAATTTTTGATAAAGTCTATGTGGCGGTGGCAAAAAGTGAGAGCAAAAGTCCGTATTTTGACCTTGATTTGCGTGTAAAAATGGTAAAAATAGCACTTAAAGATATGCCAAATGTCGAAGTCATGGGTTTTGATAACCTGCTTGTTGATTTAGCAAAAAGCCTAAATACTAAATTTGCAATTCGCGGTCTTAGGGCGGTTAGCGACTTTGAATACGAACTTCAACTAGGCTATGCAAATAACTCGCTTTGGAGCGAATTTGAAAGCGTATATCTTATGCCAAGTCTAAAAAATGCCTTTATTTCAAGTTCGATTGTCCGCACTATTTTTAGACATGGCGGCGATGTTTCGCATTTGGTTCCAAATGAAATTTTGCCGTATTTAAAAGGATAA
- a CDS encoding pyridoxal phosphate-dependent aminotransferase: MILSNRIGRLSESLTIAISSKAKELKAQGKDVVIFSAGEPDFDTAEVSKKAVIDAMEKGCGKYTPIPGTNEILNAVVGKLKRDNNLTYKTSQIITNVGAKHSLFNIFECIIDGGDEVIIPAPYWVTYPEIVKFCGGKPVIIDTKAENRYKITAEELKKAITPKTKALVLCSPSNPSGAVYSKEELESIAEVLKGTEILVLADEIYEKIIFDKKFVAVASISEDMFRRTITINGLSKCGAMPGWRFGYCATAIDELAAAMRKLQSQSTSNISSIVQAGAIPVLNGEADDYIEIMRKEFGKRRDYAVEAINAIDGLSVVKPDGAFYLFIDCSKVEKDSMKFCMNLLENALVATVPGCGFGMDGHFRVSFACSMDELKTGISRIAEFVKNYKA; encoded by the coding sequence ATGATACTTTCAAATCGCATAGGAAGACTTAGCGAGAGCCTTACAATCGCAATTAGCTCAAAAGCAAAAGAACTAAAAGCACAAGGAAAAGATGTCGTTATTTTTAGTGCAGGCGAGCCTGACTTTGACACGGCGGAAGTTTCTAAAAAAGCCGTTATTGACGCAATGGAAAAAGGCTGCGGTAAATACACACCAATACCTGGAACAAATGAAATCTTAAACGCTGTTGTCGGTAAATTAAAACGAGATAATAATTTAACTTATAAAACTAGTCAAATCATCACAAATGTAGGCGCAAAACACTCATTATTTAACATTTTTGAGTGTATTATAGATGGCGGCGATGAGGTCATAATCCCTGCACCATACTGGGTAACCTACCCTGAAATCGTTAAATTTTGCGGTGGAAAACCTGTCATCATCGATACAAAAGCCGAAAATAGATACAAAATCACAGCAGAAGAGCTAAAAAAGGCAATTACGCCAAAAACAAAAGCCCTTGTGCTTTGCAGTCCTAGCAATCCAAGCGGTGCAGTTTATAGCAAAGAAGAGCTTGAAAGCATAGCAGAAGTGCTAAAAGGCACCGAAATTTTGGTTTTAGCCGATGAAATTTACGAAAAAATCATTTTTGATAAAAAATTTGTAGCCGTTGCAAGTATCAGCGAAGATATGTTTAGGCGAACTATCACTATAAACGGACTTAGCAAGTGTGGAGCGATGCCAGGTTGGAGATTTGGATACTGCGCGACTGCGATTGATGAGCTAGCAGCAGCTATGCGAAAACTTCAAAGCCAAAGCACAAGCAATATTTCAAGCATAGTTCAAGCAGGTGCGATTCCTGTTTTAAACGGCGAAGCTGATGATTATATCGAAATAATGAGAAAAGAATTTGGGAAACGCCGTGATTACGCCGTAGAAGCGATAAATGCGATTGACGGACTAAGCGTAGTTAAACCTGACGGTGCGTTTTATCTATTTATCGACTGCTCAAAGGTCGAAAAAGATAGTATGAAATTTTGTATGAATTTGCTTGAAAATGCGCTAGTAGCGACTGTGCCGGGCTGTGGGTTTGGTATGGACGGACATTTTAGAGTTAGCTTTGCTTGTAGCATGGACGAGCTAAAAACAGGCATTTCACGCATAGCCGAATTTGTAAAAAACTATAAAGCTTAA
- a CDS encoding UbiX family flavin prenyltransferase → MKILVCISGASFAGLGLDLLQNLSNTNHEIYAIVSQNAKIVLQKEENIKFNQNEFKNVIFFDNDDISASVASGSFGIEKTIIAPCSVNSLAKIANGICDTLITRAAAVALKEQKKLILGVREMPFSPISLRQMSELANLGVIIAPPVVANYANCENLGDLKNFIIGKWLDLLNIENEIYKRWK, encoded by the coding sequence ATGAAAATCTTAGTTTGCATTAGCGGTGCTAGTTTTGCTGGTTTGGGGCTTGATTTATTACAAAATTTATCAAATACAAATCACGAAATTTACGCAATCGTAAGCCAAAATGCAAAAATAGTTTTACAAAAAGAAGAAAATATCAAATTTAACCAAAACGAATTTAAAAATGTCATTTTTTTTGATAATGACGACATTAGCGCAAGTGTCGCATCAGGGTCATTTGGTATAGAAAAAACGATAATAGCGCCGTGCTCTGTAAATTCTCTTGCAAAAATCGCCAACGGAATTTGCGATACGCTTATCACAAGAGCCGCCGCGGTTGCACTAAAAGAGCAAAAAAAGCTGATTCTAGGTGTCAGGGAAATGCCATTTAGCCCTATTTCGCTTCGCCAAATGAGCGAATTAGCAAATTTAGGCGTAATAATCGCGCCACCTGTGGTTGCAAACTACGCAAACTGCGAGAATTTGGGTGATTTAAAAAATTTTATAATCGGAAAGTGGCTTGATTTATTAAATATTGAAAATGAAATTTATAAAAGGTGGAAATGA
- the speA gene encoding biosynthetic arginine decarboxylase, translated as MHDYGLNIWGNSNFTVDSGKVCINSDYKPALVDIIKEIRSDGIRGPILLRFPHLIKKQIVDIYSNFNRAIKEFEYEGKFHAVYPLKVNQYPGFVKNLVELGKPYGYGLEAGSKPELLLAMAYNNENAPITVNGFKDKELINIGFIAAEMGHNITLTIEGLNELETIIQTAKERFAPKPFIGLRIRLHNSGSGIWAKSGGINSKFGLTSTELIEAINLLKENNLIDKFTMIHFHIGSQITEIHPLKKALIEAGNIYAELRKMGAKNLKSINLGGGLAIEYSQTNETTSRNYTLKEYANDVVFLLKTIAEQKNVDQPDIFIESGRYVAANHAVLVAPVLELFTQEYTEAKLALKKENPPVVAELYDLYKSLKPSNALEYLHDAVSHMESVLTLFDLGYVDLIDRSNGEILVHLILRKAYAMLGNKQNFEEFIKFQNEVQEKYLVNFSLFQSLPDFWGLGQHFPIMPLERLDERPTLSASIWDITCDSDGEIGFDSKTNPLFLHDINPELEEYFLGFFLVGAYQEVLGMNHNLFAHPTEATVILKDGGYEIENLIESQSVIDILEDMDYDVYEIRDTLNERIEKSNLVDEKQKKHILGELYLFLNDNSYLKTIQ; from the coding sequence ATGCATGATTATGGATTAAATATCTGGGGAAATTCGAATTTTACGGTTGATAGCGGTAAAGTTTGCATAAATTCAGACTACAAACCGGCACTTGTCGATATTATAAAAGAAATTCGAAGTGATGGAATAAGAGGCCCTATTTTGCTTCGTTTTCCACACCTAATCAAAAAACAAATTGTCGATATTTATTCAAATTTTAATCGCGCGATAAAAGAATTCGAATACGAAGGCAAATTTCACGCAGTTTATCCGCTAAAAGTAAATCAATATCCCGGTTTTGTAAAAAATCTTGTCGAGCTTGGTAAGCCCTATGGATACGGGCTAGAAGCCGGTTCTAAACCTGAACTTCTTTTAGCTATGGCGTATAATAACGAAAATGCGCCAATTACCGTAAATGGTTTTAAAGATAAAGAGCTTATAAATATCGGTTTTATCGCCGCTGAAATGGGGCATAATATCACGCTTACAATCGAAGGTCTAAACGAGCTTGAAACAATAATCCAAACCGCAAAAGAACGCTTTGCGCCAAAACCTTTTATAGGGCTTCGAATTCGTCTGCACAATTCAGGTAGCGGAATTTGGGCGAAAAGTGGCGGTATAAATTCTAAATTTGGTCTAACTTCGACTGAACTTATAGAAGCTATAAATTTGCTAAAAGAAAACAATTTAATCGATAAATTTACAATGATTCATTTTCATATCGGCTCGCAAATCACTGAAATTCACCCGCTTAAAAAAGCTTTGATAGAAGCCGGAAATATCTATGCCGAACTACGCAAAATGGGTGCAAAAAATTTAAAATCGATAAATTTAGGCGGCGGTTTGGCGATTGAATATTCGCAGACAAACGAAACCACAAGCAGAAATTATACACTAAAAGAGTATGCAAACGATGTTGTGTTTTTACTAAAAACTATCGCCGAGCAAAAAAATGTCGATCAGCCTGACATTTTTATAGAAAGCGGTCGCTATGTAGCGGCGAACCACGCTGTTTTGGTGGCTCCTGTGTTAGAGCTTTTCACACAAGAATACACAGAAGCAAAACTTGCTCTAAAAAAAGAAAATCCGCCTGTGGTCGCTGAGCTGTATGATTTGTATAAAAGTTTAAAGCCGTCAAATGCACTCGAATATCTCCATGACGCCGTTAGCCACATGGAAAGCGTTTTAACGCTTTTTGATTTGGGCTATGTTGATTTAATAGATCGCTCAAACGGCGAAATTCTCGTTCATCTCATACTTCGCAAAGCATACGCTATGCTTGGAAATAAACAAAATTTTGAAGAATTTATCAAATTTCAAAATGAAGTGCAAGAAAAATATCTTGTAAATTTTTCATTATTTCAGTCTTTACCTGATTTTTGGGGCTTGGGACAGCATTTTCCGATTATGCCGCTTGAAAGGCTAGATGAGCGCCCTACTTTATCGGCATCCATTTGGGATATTACTTGCGACAGCGACGGCGAAATCGGCTTTGATAGTAAAACAAATCCGCTTTTTTTACACGATATTAACCCTGAGCTCGAAGAGTATTTTTTGGGATTTTTCCTTGTGGGAGCCTATCAAGAAGTTTTAGGTATGAATCATAATCTTTTTGCACACCCGACAGAAGCGACTGTGATTTTAAAAGACGGCGGATACGAAATAGAAAATTTAATAGAATCACAATCAGTTATCGATATACTCGAAGATATGGATTATGATGTTTATGAAATTCGCGATACGCTAAATGAGAGAATAGAAAAGTCAAATTTAGTCGATGAAAAGCAGAAAAAGCACATTTTAGGCGAACTTTATCTATTTTTAAATGATAATAGCTATCTAAAAACAATTCAATAA